Proteins from one Penicillium digitatum chromosome 2, complete sequence genomic window:
- a CDS encoding Exopolyphosphatase, putative — protein sequence MTLLQFLRQARQVHLQFLSGALPEPPIYVIGNPSADLDSIVSAIIYSYCANNRLPIKSPRPHIPLLNLPNFPAGTELYRLRPEFSAALWSSTNFPALKSEEQFENTLQSAGSFLRQHVMTVADFAQSLQDQHVWKQILADATLVDWNAFSRCSADKGSGSLTGLPGVSFRTVGCIDHHVDENFMPSVDEIPEGQPMIIQPGPGSCASLITRELQQRKLWDTTPEMLQVAKLALSAVLIDTSNLTAEGKVTDVDRMAVELLQYQIEGESQAAANAKGDWEIEAFYKSILHAKQNSLDLLSLDEILDRDYKDWTETSQSSGKTVKTGFCSVVKPMRWIVQKAGGPEKFLDDVRLFAASAEKELDVLVIMTAFTGTNDKFCRELFVRVTGDNESAAKGVKRFVAQSSHHLGLIEWSPLDWEEIPELTGDCLSTLNEEFPLWRRLWVQTNAAGSRKQVAPLLRGAIAKL from the coding sequence ATGACACTCCTCCAATTTTTACGACAAGCCCGCCAAGTTCACCTCCAGTTCCTCTCGGGTGCCCTCCCCGAGCCTCCAATCTATGTAATCGGCAATCCCTCTGCCGATCTTGACTCCATCGTCTCGGCGATCATCTACTCCTACTGTGCGAACAACCGGCTCCCAATCAAAAGCCCGCGACCCCACATCCCACTCTTAAACTTGCCCAATTTTCCCGCAGGGACAGAGTTGTATCGGCTAAGACCGGAATTCTCGGCTGCGCTATGGTCATCAACAAACTTCCCCGCCCTGAAAAGTGAAGAGCAATTCGAGAACACCCTACAGTCTGCAGGTAGTTTCCTACGCCAGCATGTTATGACCGTCGCAGACTTCGCGCAGTCTCTCCAAGACCAGCATGTGTGGAAACAGATACTCGCCGATGCAACGCTGGTAGACTGGAACGCATTCTCGCGCTGCTCGGCCGATAAGGGTTCGGGATCCCTGACCGGGTTGCCGGGTGTCTCCTTCCGGACTGTTGGGTGTATCGACCACCACGTCGACGAGAATTTCATGCCCAGCGTGGACGAAATACCAGAAGGTCAGCCGATGATTATTCAGCCGGGACCCGGGTCATGTGCATCACTCATCACGCGAGAGTTGCAACAGCGAAAACTATGGGACACAACCCCGGAGATGCTGCAGGTTGCGAAGCTTGCTCTTTCCGCAGTGCTGATTGATACCTCAAACCTCACTGCGGAAGGCAAAGTGACTGATGTAGATCGTATGGCTGTTGAACTCCTGCAATATCAAATTGAGGGAGAATCACAAGCTGCGGCGAATGCCAAAGGCGATTGGGAGATAGAGGCGTTCTACAAGAGCATCCTACATGCTAAGCAAAACAGCCttgatcttctttctttggaTGAAATTTTGGACCGAGATTACAAAGACTGGACTGAGACGTCACAGTCCTCGGGCAAGACCGTGAAAACGGGCTTCTGCTCTGTCGTCAAGCCCATGCGATGGATTGTACAGAAGGCGGGTGGCCCGGAGAAGTTCCTTGATGATGTTCGCTTGTTTGCGGCTTCTGCCGAGAAAGAGTTAGATGTTCTTGTTATCATGACAGCGTTCACTGGCACTAACGACAAGTTTTGTCGCGAACTATTCGTCAGAGTGACGGGTGACAATGAATCAGCCGCCAAGGGCGTCAAGAGGTTTGTTGCGCAATCTTCTCACCATCTTGGGCTTATAGAATGGTCTCCGCTCGATTGGGAGGAGATTCCTGAGCTGACTGGAGATTGCCTTTCTACATTAAACGAGGAATTCCCCCTCTGGAGGAGACTTTGGGTACAAACCAACGCGGCCGGGAGTAGGAAGCAGGTTGCGCCGTTGTTGCGGGGAGCGATAGCTAAATTATAA
- a CDS encoding 1-aminocyclopropane-1-carboxylate deaminase, putative, giving the protein MSVQIQLPEKFAQISRYNILYSNPSPIHPLSSIAPLRASPHHPLITIHAKREDHSSPLACAGNKYRKLEYIVPDILSQTPLYHSHENNPTPSGSLQGVVTTLVTEGAIQSNHTVQVVALARKLGLKAFILLHRGTGGGLTAADDKEAFQRSGNVQINHLLGAEVRVCEKDDPLGMDATPLLDELRASGQNPYWIPGGASLHPLGGLGYARAAFEIAAQEEEMGLGGSGRFDYVFVACGSGSTVGGLVAGFTLLEKIRESGVPNTIGEPRKVVGILNSPTRQREYHEKRVLAFAQRAGELIGLDGEREIGVEDVRLDDRFVGTAYGVLDGESKEALRTMAWAEGMVLDPVYTAKVARGMMHWVNEGEVANSAKPLDQVNLLFIHTGGQAALGAYADII; this is encoded by the coding sequence ATGTCTGTTCAGATACAGTTGCCAGAAAAATTCGCCCAAATATCCCGCTATAATATCCTATACTCAAATCCCTCTCCCATCCACCCCTTATCCTCAATTGCACCCCTACGAGCATCCCCGCACCACCCCCTCATCACTATTCACGCCAAACGAGAGGACCACTCCTCCCCACTAGCATGTGCAGGCAACAAATATCGCAAACTAGAATATATAGTCCCGGATATCCTGTCTCAAACACCCCTCTATCACAGTCATGAGAACAATCCAACACCTTCAGGCTCACTGCAAGGCGTAGTAACAACTCTCGTAACAGAGGGCGCAATCCAAAGCAACCACACCGTGCAAGTTGTCGCTCTAGCCCGGAAACTGGGCCTGAAAGCCTTCATTCTTTTACACCGCGGCACAGGTGGCGGTCTTACAGCAGCCGACGACAAGGAAGCCTTCCAACGCAGCGGAAATGTGCAAATAAATCACCTTCTCGGTGCGGAGGTTCGTGTCTGCGAAAAAGATGATCCACTGGGAATGGATGCGACGCCTCTTCTTGACGAATTGAGGGCATCGGGGCAGAATCCGTATTGGATCCCTGGTGGCGCGAGCTTGCATCCACTTGGTGGGCTGGGTTATGCGCGGGCGGCGTTTGAGATTGCTGCGCAGGAGGAGGAGATGGGGCTTGGGGGTTCGGGGAGGTTTGATTATGTCTTCGTTGCGTGTGGAAGTGGGAGTACGGTTGGTGGGTTGGTGGCTGGGTTTACGCTGTTAGAGAAGATTAGGGAATCAGGTGTGCCAAACACGATTGGGGAGCCGAGGAAGGTTGTTGGGATTCTTAATTCGCCGACTAGGCAGCGGGAATATCATGAAAAGCGGGTGCTTGCTTTTGCGCAGAGGGCGGGCGAGTTGATTGGACTCGATGGGGAGCGGGAAATTGGGGTTGAGGATGTGCGGCTTGATGATCGATTCGTTGGGACTGCATACGGCGTGCTAGATGGCGAGAGTAAAGAGGCTCTAAGAACTATGGCCTGGGCAGAGGGTATGGTGCTGGATCCAGTTTATACAGCCAAGGTTGCGAGAGGCATGATGCACTGGGTGAACGAGGGAGAAGTTGCGAACTCTGCCA